A window from Akkermansia muciniphila encodes these proteins:
- a CDS encoding HAD family hydrolase — MKTGFVFDLDGTLVDSIPGIARGLNLALKALGYPEHSVDAIRGMVGRGARELCMASLKGCFNGDVPEEAFEAVHKGFMKEYPHTWQDGTAPYPGIREMLLELAAEGHPLGVLSNKPHVVTGPLVRHILPGVPFREVMGFSDRFPRKPEPGSLLSIIHGWGMEPGQACMVGDSAHDGNTAVNAGTRLVLVGWGYSSRAALDAFRVPVCATVAELSARLRDEDSLPFPVSARRLS; from the coding sequence ATGAAAACGGGTTTTGTCTTTGACCTGGACGGAACGCTGGTGGACTCCATTCCCGGCATCGCCCGCGGCCTGAACCTGGCCCTGAAGGCCCTGGGGTACCCGGAGCACTCCGTGGACGCCATCCGGGGAATGGTGGGCAGGGGCGCGCGGGAACTCTGCATGGCTTCCCTGAAAGGCTGTTTTAACGGAGACGTGCCGGAGGAAGCCTTTGAAGCGGTGCACAAGGGATTCATGAAGGAATACCCCCACACTTGGCAGGATGGCACGGCGCCGTACCCCGGCATCCGTGAAATGCTGCTGGAACTGGCCGCGGAAGGCCACCCCCTGGGTGTCCTGTCCAACAAGCCGCATGTGGTCACGGGACCGCTGGTGCGCCATATCCTGCCCGGGGTGCCTTTCCGTGAAGTGATGGGCTTTTCAGACCGTTTTCCGCGCAAGCCGGAGCCCGGTTCCCTGCTGTCCATTATCCATGGCTGGGGGATGGAACCTGGGCAGGCGTGCATGGTGGGGGATTCCGCCCATGATGGCAATACCGCCGTGAATGCCGGAACGCGCCTGGTTCTGGTAGGGTGGGGCTACAGTTCCCGCGCCGCGCTGGACGCCTTCCGCGTGCCGGTGTGCGCTACTGTGGCGGAACTGTCCGCCCGGCTGCGGGATGAAGACAGCCTGCCGTTTCCCGTTTCCGCCCGCCGGTTGTCCTGA